The DNA region CCACAATGAGGACCAAGGTGAGGATAGCCTTGTTGCTTCCTAGAAGGCGATCTGGGATCAGCCTGGGCAGCATCAGGATCCTGGCAGTGAGGATAGTCACTTGGCTGGCAATGGAGTCACATCGGTGTCTGGGTGCTACTGCCTGCGCTGGCACGggtgcctgctgcagggacGCAGTCCGGGCCACACGGTAGATACTGGAATAGACAGCGAGGATAATGATGGTGGGCAGAATAAAGCAGGTGATGCTGAAGAGGATCACAAAAACCTTCTTGTGGGCCCCGGGACTCCAGTAGACCGTGCAGCGGCTGGCACTGGTGGCCCCGTTGCCATGAGGCCATGCCACTAGTGCCAAGACAGTGATGAGAACAGACTTGACCCATATGAAAACCActcctgccactgccagcctgATGGTCATCTTGACCTCATACCTCAAGGGGTGGACAATGTAGTAGTACCGCTCCACACTGATGATACAGATGGTGAGAATGGAGGCACTGATGAAGCAGATGTTCAGGAATATCACAGCCTTGCACTCAGCAATGCTGTAGATAACCCAGTTGaaacaggaggagctggagatgaTCCCCAGGGGCATGAGGAAAATGGCTGAGAGGAGATTGACCACGCAGAGGTGGCAGACAAAGATGAACTTCCTGAAAAGGGGTGTTTTGAGGATGATGACCATCACCACGATGTTGGCCACCAGGGCGGTGAGGGTGAGCAGGATCATGCAGAAGAGGCCCACCACCTCCTGGCCAATGGAGTGCTCAggaatggagagcagctctaGGCTGTCCGTGGTGTTTGACCCCGTCCACCTCGGCATCCCCCTCCAGGGCTaagccagcagctctggtgcctgggcAGCAAGGGCTCTTCTCCTGCATCCCAGAGAGGGTAACCCCACCACAACCATGGCTGCTACCTTCTCCTTGCCTGTTGGGATCAGGAGCCAGGTGTGAAGGGAATGAACCAAAATGCAGAAGAGCcacagagaaacacagagaCAACCAGCACACTTCCAAGGTGCCGGAGGAGGGAGAGGTAGCCAGTGAAGTCAAATCACCCTGgctctcccagagctgccacccaGGCTATCCCCAACCTGGCCAGGGATAACATAGCTAGGTCCTGTGGGCAGCCATGCCAGGCTGACACCCCATCCCCCCTCTCCAATGGCACCAGTATGTCCTGAGGTGGGACAGCACAACTTGCCGGTCCCAACCCTCTTGCTCTGGCCACAAGGGACCCCAGGGTAGGTGGAATTCAGCGCACCTTTGCTCCCGGGGAGATGGGTGATGCTCCTCTCCTCACTGGGATCCTGCTTGCTGGTGTTGCTGGTTCTGTTGCTCCCACAGCAGAGCGGGGCTGCCGGCCTTGTGTGAGGCCAGGCTCGCCCTTCCCCGCTCCCGTCACCACTCGTCATCCTGTTTGCCTGCAGCCCGCCAGCTGCGGATGGCACCAGCTGTCACTCCCGGCactgcctgcactgcctgcacccgTGGCAGTCCCACGGGGACAGCTGCTGGGTCCTAGCAGCCGTCAGGGGCTCAGGAAGGGGGGATCGGGGTTCCTgagccctgtgcccccccagaATGGCCACCCACTGCACCAGGCTGGTCCTTCCACAGGAACACCTCAGCCCTCAAGTTCCTTAGGCTCAGAACAGAGCTACAGGCATGCTTGCAGCATGGCACAGGGTATCACAGGGTAACTGATACCCAGGGGCATCAGGGTAGCACAGCTGGGAGTTGcccttccctggcagcctgagcaCCCGGACATGTGCTCAAGGGACACATATGAGCACAGAGAAGGGCTTGGCAtgggtgccaggctggggcaggacagcAGACACGGCATGAGGCATGGCACTAGAGGGAGGGCAGGTACTTGCCCTCAGGGTGGATGAATGAAATCCTCCATgaccaggcagggcagcagatcTTGCTCATCCTCTGTAGCTCTGATGCCACAGGCTGGGCATGAGCAGTGTGCCTTGCTAAGGTGATGAGAGCAGCTGGTTCTCAAAGACACCAGCTTTCACTGAAGGCTTCAGCCCCTCAAGAGCCACCCATGCCATCCTTTCAGGGACCCACTGACACCCTTCCCTACGGCACACCCACCTTGCTGGGCAGGAAAGCAAGAGCACCACCCAGTGCAAGGCACAGTGCTTTTATTGACAGTCAAAGCAAGCTCAGTCCCCATGCCAGCCCGTCCCTTGCCCAGCTCGAGGTGGGATGGCCAGAGAGTCCAGAtcactctgctctgggctgatgGGTGTCACCTCCTGGTGCTGGGCCAGGGCCACAGTGCTCCCAGGCACCCTCAGAAGCGAAGCTGGACAAGGTAGCGGATCCGGCACTGGCTTTCCTTGTAGATGACGTACTCGCTCTGGCTGAAGGAGGAGTCCTTGTAGGCGGGCATGGGGATGGGCTTGCCCTGGCACACCAGCACCTTCTTGccatccagcagcacctcctcaTCCTGTGCAGGATCTGGGCCAGAAGACACCCCAGCGCCACATGAAACCTGAGATCTGGCCTCtctcccccctgccctgtgtgcaccacagccccagagctgccacagccctcctgcccccagctcaCCCGGCTCTGTCTGGCCACAGGCCAGGACACTGTCATAGCCATCAGGTGGCTGACACAGCGTGGGGTCATCGCAGGTGATGCGGTAGGGCTTGCCCAGGGCCACCTCCGTCAGGAACATGATGCCAACATTCTTAGATGTACAGCCCACTGCCATGGGAGAAAAGGGATGGGAATGATAGCACCATCCCTGGCACTCCCATCTGGTTGTGCCCAGGCCACGCTGGACCACAGGGACCAATTATcatggcagggaaggggctcGGCTAGCCCACAGCTGCCTGGCACGGGGTATGCAAAGGCAGCCAGGCTCACACAGACCCTGTGGGCATCACaagcagcccagcccatcccaggaCCCTCACCATAGCAGGCTGATTTGCTGTTCTCAGAGGCAAAGTAGATGCCCTTGCCCACACGCCCGCCGGAGTGGGGCGTGATGCGCAGCCCGCTCCTCAGGATGGCCGCCACCACCGCCACGTTGGTGCCGTGCCACAGCAGGCGCCGGTGCTCCAGCAGGTCATGGGCCTTGAAACGCTCATCCTGGAGAGATGCAGAGCTAAAGGCTGTCCACAGAGGGACACATGGGTGCCCAGGGGTGGAGGGCTGCCACCCATCtccccattccagccccagtgcctggctggaggggcaggagacTGTCCAGCCAGGCACTGGTGCCTGTTCAGCCTTGGCCAACTGGGCTGAATCCCCTCCTGGGGGGAGAAGCCCTAAAGCAATCCTGGGGTGCAACCATGGCTTCCCCACTGTGACATGGGAGAATCACCTCCTCCTCACCTCGCCATCTCGGGCCACCTGCCAGATGTTGAGGATGTGG from Haemorhous mexicanus isolate bHaeMex1 chromosome 11, bHaeMex1.pri, whole genome shotgun sequence includes:
- the GPR62 gene encoding G-protein coupled receptor 62 — protein: MPRWTGSNTTDSLELLSIPEHSIGQEVVGLFCMILLTLTALVANIVVMVIILKTPLFRKFIFVCHLCVVNLLSAIFLMPLGIISSSSCFNWVIYSIAECKAVIFLNICFISASILTICIISVERYYYIVHPLRYEVKMTIRLAVAGVVFIWVKSVLITVLALVAWPHGNGATSASRCTVYWSPGAHKKVFVILFSITCFILPTIIILAVYSSIYRVARTASLQQAPVPAQAVAPRHRCDSIASQVTILTARILMLPRLIPDRLLGSNKAILTLVLIVGQFLCCWLPFFAFHLHSSFPVGTMGGGHGEMVVTWIAYSSFAVNPFFYGLLNRQIREELARLRRSCLNHPLGQELCLSISEASVQENFLQFLQRATYTLETHTSCISPSPRNRLDQTTMGFPTPGQVPEESS